One window of the bacterium genome contains the following:
- a CDS encoding methyltransferase domain-containing protein, whose translation MNFKQWTKSSFSKSASTYNNIAELQFKIADILVSMLDKSKCVLRILDVGTGTGYLIDKLQYTFPNAKIYAVDLAFGMVKISSAKKHINRTSFVQADAEFLPYKNDMFDILISNSVYQWMENYSRGISELYRVIKPEGKFLFSMFGGETLCELGSSFIEAHNIIGTQHPSSHCLSFVDEGKLVGLLNRFRCVNVGGITQRIYYDNVMNLLTYLRSIGSHNHLYSSRDGLGNRRLMNKMKEVYTKKYSRNNKIFATYDILIAQGQK comes from the coding sequence ATGAACTTTAAACAGTGGACGAAGTCCTCATTTTCGAAAAGTGCTTCAACGTATAATAATATTGCTGAACTGCAGTTTAAGATCGCAGATATACTGGTCTCAATGCTGGATAAGTCTAAATGTGTCTTGAGAATACTGGACGTAGGAACAGGAACTGGTTATCTTATCGATAAGCTTCAGTATACGTTTCCAAACGCAAAAATATATGCTGTTGACCTTGCCTTTGGAATGGTCAAAATATCCTCAGCAAAAAAGCATATTAATAGAACTAGTTTCGTGCAGGCAGATGCTGAATTTTTACCGTATAAGAATGATATGTTTGATATACTAATTTCAAATTCTGTATATCAGTGGATGGAAAACTATTCCAGAGGGATAAGTGAATTATATAGAGTTATAAAACCAGAAGGGAAATTCCTTTTTTCAATGTTTGGAGGAGAGACATTGTGCGAACTTGGTAGTTCCTTTATAGAGGCGCATAATATTATAGGTACACAACATCCAAGTTCTCATTGCCTGAGCTTTGTTGATGAAGGAAAACTTGTTGGTCTTCTTAATAGATTTAGATGTGTTAATGTAGGAGGAATTACGCAGAGGATATATTATGATAATGTTATGAATTTGTTGACCTATCTTAGGTCTATAGGATCTCACAATCATCTGTATAGCTCAAGAGATGGATTGGGCAATAGAAGACTAATGAACAAAATGAAAGAAGTGTATACGAAAAAATATTCCAGGAATAATAAGATTTTTGCAACTTACGACATACTGATTGCACAAGGTCAAAAATAG
- a CDS encoding alpha/beta hydrolase codes for MTNLCPPLLFIPGWGTSKTIWNYQLKYFRQNYRTLAVSLKGGCMRAHTEHLLGVIKKLKLKNINLVGWSMGGMIAINFAFQYPEYVKKLVLVSTPAKFVASEDYDAGISHIVMQSFINKFRKSPVRMLSNFASLILKNADFKKEDLDLIKESSNLCNKNTMLQNLLLLRNCDLRDKLHSIKVPTLLIHGKGDMICPYACADYMHSKIKNSVLYAFESAGHVPFVTKHEEFNNLLDGFLRDYEL; via the coding sequence ATGACTAATTTATGCCCTCCTCTTTTATTTATTCCTGGCTGGGGAACTTCTAAAACTATTTGGAATTATCAACTCAAATATTTCAGGCAAAATTATAGGACTCTTGCTGTATCTCTCAAAGGAGGCTGTATGAGAGCACATACAGAACATTTGCTTGGAGTTATAAAAAAATTAAAATTAAAGAACATTAACCTTGTAGGCTGGTCAATGGGTGGCATGATTGCTATTAATTTTGCATTTCAATACCCTGAGTATGTGAAAAAACTTGTTCTTGTGAGCACTCCTGCAAAATTTGTTGCTTCGGAGGATTATGATGCGGGTATATCACACATTGTCATGCAAAGCTTTATCAATAAGTTCAGGAAATCACCTGTGAGAATGTTAAGCAATTTTGCAAGTCTTATTTTGAAGAATGCAGATTTTAAAAAAGAAGATTTGGATTTAATAAAGGAGTCATCAAATCTATGTAACAAAAATACAATGTTACAGAACCTACTATTACTTAGAAATTGTGACCTGAGAGATAAATTACACTCTATAAAAGTTCCTACTCTCCTAATTCATGGGAAAGGGGATATGATATGTCCTTATGCCTGTGCAGATTACATGCATAGCAAAATAAAAAATTCTGTTCTTTATGCGTTTGAGAGTGCAGGGCATGTTCCATTTGTAACAAAACATGAGGAGTTTAATAATTTATTGGATGGATTTTTGAGAGATTATGAACTTTAA
- a CDS encoding DUF5679 domain-containing protein yields the protein MEAYCVKCKAKKEMKDAKEVTMKNGRKAMKGVCPCCGTGMYRIMGKK from the coding sequence ATGGAAGCTTATTGTGTGAAGTGCAAGGCTAAGAAAGAAATGAAAGATGCCAAGGAAGTTACAATGAAGAATGGCAGAAAAGCAATGAAAGGCGTTTGTCCGTGCTGCGGTACAGGTATGTATCGGATAATGGGTAAAAAATAA